One Hippopotamus amphibius kiboko isolate mHipAmp2 chromosome 12, mHipAmp2.hap2, whole genome shotgun sequence genomic window, AGCTTAATTTGGGTCTCTGCCACAACTCTGCAACTCCCCCACTGTAGTGCAAAAGTTGCCTCAGAcaaaacataaatgaatgagtggcTGTATTCCAATACAACATCATTTAGAAAAATAGGGAGCTGTCTGGATTTGGTCaccaggctgtagtttgctgacccctggtctaGATGGCCTCTGAGATTCCTTTTAATCTTAACAgtctatgatttttttattttggccatgtcacgtggcttgtgggttcttagttccccaaccaggattgAACCCAGTGCCCCGGTAGTgagagtgccgagtcctaaccactggactgccagggaagtcccaacagtgtATAATTTAGAACCAAATGTAAAGATTTAGAACCAAAAGGATAAAGGACAGAAATGATTATACAATGTCATTACCCTCCTATGGTGTccatggcagacattgctaattgaTCACAGGACTCTTCTGATGAGAAAGGAGTTGGCTTTTATAATCAATTACAGGTAGAGAATTCTAGCTGGAgcattctctctctcactccttaTGAAGCAAATATGTAGAAAACTGCAGATACTCTCTTGAATGTGACATTGAAGAAACAGAGAGTGGGAAGTCTGTCCGATTCTTCCACTCTCATTCCCGGGTGAGAGGAATCACATTGTCCCCAGGGTGGTATAAGTGAGAACCAAAATCTTGAACCCAAGCCAAGCTGTTAGACCCAACAGTGATATTACCCCATTGGTGGAAGTCAGACTCTCTGTCTCACTCTTACTTGCCCTACTGAGTCCGCTAGCTAGGAGTGAAGGCCCCTGACACATAGCAGCTATCCAGTGCatgctgattttcttctttttcttttctcaccaaAATTTAAATCATTGAGTGACTTCTGCATAGAGGGATCAGCTAGTTGGAGGATACTTTACAAATTAGTTCACGTGGAGCTTGACAATGCATGACTCTTTTGTGTCTATTTGAGTTTCCACAAACCTCCACTGTGAAGGGTAAATAGGGAACTTCCAAACATCAAGAAGTTACATGATATTGAGCCAAGAGTTTGGGCTTTGTGGTTAGACAAAGTTCTAGAGATAACTATCTCTTGATTGTTAGAAGCAATCTATACAGGCAGCAATCTATGGCGGGCATCATTTTTTGTTAGCGTGTGAAATCTGCTGGGGATTTGGGGGTAGGAAGTGTTCCTCTAACACTTCAAATTACACACTGTAACTAAAGGTTGACTACAGTGACTGGTGAGTTGTTTTGCCCCTTTATCTCAGATTCAATTCTCTTTAGTCGTATGggaaaacatttattcttttcagGGTCCTGTCTTACCCACAACCTCGCAACTCTCTGAGAAGGCTGATTTTTTAGGATCAACCCATTTCACAGTTGGGAAGACTGAGCTCCAAAGAGATCTGTTGAGGGCAGAGTTCTTTCTTCTGTACTTTTATTTGACAATTGTTTATGAACACTTTCTATGTATCAGGCATGGAATAGGCACCAGAGATACAACAGTGTAAATACTTGGGGGAGATCAATATTTGTTGGTTGAGGGATACGTTATTAGCAACCCAggttcttggactctttaatccacagaaagttttttaaaataaatttatttatttatttgctgcattgcgtcttcattgctgcacacaggctttctctagttgaggcaagcggtggctactcttcattgtgatgagcgggctcctcattgatgtggcttctcttgtggaacacaggctctaggggcacaggcttcagtagctgcagcacacaggctcaatagttgtggctcatgggctctagagcacaggctcagtagttgtggcacatgggcttagttgctctgcggcatgtgggatcatcctggagcagggcttgaacccgtgtcccttgcattggcaggcagatgctcagccactgcgccacctaggaagtccctaatccatagaaatttgctaagaggccagacaagaaattcaggtaaGTCTTTATTGGGACTTGACTGCTGCAGCACCagggagcaaaaacaagtaaTAGGTTCTCTTGCTCGCTTGCTGGGGAGGTGGTGGGCTGGtcccttaaatggggtgagggtatGGGTGGGTCCAGGGGGGCTGGGCCGGAGGGGTGGGTTGGGTGGTCTGCCTACCCCCTTGGTGGGGCTGTGTGCAGGGTGCATGCACAGTACACTGTTTTTGCTCCcacacctcagaagtggcagttgggtttttggtctttttgtatcttattgtgcataatttgccccaactgcccatgcacacagttatttttagtctcttATAGATTCTTTGTATGCTGTTGCTCTAGGAGAggaggagacgtttgtccaggtgcaagcactgcatcAAAGGGTcctgggtcccaggtcccaggttccAGTCTGTCTCAATGTCATCTGAAATTTGAGAAGGAAATTGCATTGAGCAATCAGTAGAGAGTTTCACAATTCCCTGGGAGTCCAGGGGGAGAACTAAGGGTTCATTGCCCAACATCTCAGCTGAGAATCCAAGACTAAATAGCATCTTTGCAGTTGACCTTTTACCTCCAGCTCCACTAACAAGGCTAAGGGGCCTGGGGCCCCCACGATGCTCAGGGTTCAGATGGACACCTGAGATGGTTTTCTTATCAGCCTGGTGACATCCTGCAGGCCAGCTTCTCCTGTTTCTTCCCTGGCAGTTACTCTGTTGGCCTTGCAGTCTTGCCTGAGACAGGAATGTGGCACTCTGTCTCTGGTATCAAGCTACCTGATCTGTGGCTGAGCTTCTTGCTTATGCTATTGAAGCTGGGAGGGGCCAAGGAAATGCTGGTAATGCCACACCCACTAGGGAAAGTATAAAGAGGGAGGTTTGACCACCAGAGTCACTGTGCCCTCACCATGAAGTCCAGTGGCCTCTTCCCCTTTGTGCTTCTTGCCCTGGGAACCCTGGCACCTTGGGCTGTGGAAGGTGCTGAAAATGGTGAGTTGGAGTCACCCTGGTACAATCTTGGCTGCAAGGTCAGAGGTGGGGGCCTCTGGTGGCATGGGGATGTCCCATTCTCTAGACTGTAATCTCTCAGCTTCGTTTCTGGAGATGTCCCTGGGGGTGTGTTTATGTCCATCTGGGCTCCAAGGTCTCTGTGCAAGCTTCTGAGCTTCTGGAAATTCTTCTCTTACTCAGCCATCTGTCAACCTAGGTCTCACTCCCTTTCTGTTCTTATTCCCTCCCCACCTTCATTTCCCAGCCAGTGGCTCTCCAATCATCATTCTGACTCTTGCTGTTTCTTTCCCTTAATCTCTGTTTTCCTGCCTCTGGCTCTAGCACTTCACCTGCCTGTTGATTCtatttatctctgtttatttccctccctctccatcaTGCTCAGCTTGCCTCTCTGCCTATGTGTAGCCTTGCTTTTCCCGCTTTTCCCTGGGACTGGAAACCTTGGCTGGGAGCCCTATGCCTTTCTCCTGATCATGTGCATGATTTCAAGCCTGTCACTCTTCATGGAGGTCAGACAGAGACATCCCTTTGGATTTTGTGGACAGTCACCTGGGTGAGGGTCACTCCTGGAAAGCGGTGCTTTGTCCAGGAGCTGTGATGGCTACCAAACACCCAGCCTTCTCCCAAACTCTTAAACTTCTCTTCAAAAGCTTTGAAACCTGGAGCCTGCCCTCCTAGAAGACCTGCCCACTGCCTTAGATTTGAGAAACCCAAGTGCAGGAGTGACTGGCAGTGTCCAGATAAGAAGAAATGTTGCCTTGATACTTGTGGAGCCAAATGCCTGGACCCTGtcaaaatcttgaaagcaggTAAGGAGGTGGGAGAGTTGGTGGAGAGGAGAGGGCTGAAGGGTACAGCATCAGAGGGACAGGGTCCTGTCCTGCCAGGCC contains:
- the LOC130833224 gene encoding antileukoproteinase-like, which gives rise to MKSSGLFPFVLLALGTLAPWAVEGAENALKPGACPPRRPAHCLRFEKPKCRSDWQCPDKKKCCLDTCGAKCLDPVKILKAVKEKPGKCPVVNIQCQMLNPPSRCETDSQCRGQLKCCKGACGKDCIPPVKA